One window of Elaeis guineensis isolate ETL-2024a chromosome 11, EG11, whole genome shotgun sequence genomic DNA carries:
- the LOC105054134 gene encoding E3 ubiquitin ligase BIG BROTHER-related, with product MEMEFETKGKKQVNVYYVNAPVSCVVEENFGGFFHGYNVSALPAQESVYKSFQRNTQSDVRRASSSNNSRHNHDHVPREAERNSSKTANVELQLAIDEALARELQELENQFADTSLGGITGTEADKNPTQSSSANIECNPASSSVQVAPDDVDPDNMTYEELQRLGEAIGTESRGLSDEFISFLPTSTYKIGLFSKKEKHEECVICYMAYKNRDKLITLPCQHHYHKTCISKWLKINKACPVCNVEVFGS from the exons ATGGAGATGGAATTTGAGACAAAGGGAAAGAAGCAAGTAAATGTTTACTATGTAAATGCCCCTGTCTCTTGTGTGGTGGAAGAGAATTTTGGAGGATTTTTCCATGGTTATAATGTTTCCGCTCTTCCAGCTCAG GAAAGTGTCTACAAATCCTTCCAAAGAAATACTCAGAGTGATGTGAGGAGAGCTTCCTCAAGTAATAATTCTAGACATAATCATGATCATGTCCCAAGGGAGGCAGAAAGAAATTCTTCAAAAACTGCAAATGTCGAGTTACAGCTAGCTATAGATGAAGCTCTAGCTAGAGAATTGCAAGAGTTGGAGAATCAGTTTGCTGATACTTCCCTTGGTGGAATTACTGGAACAGAAGCTG ATAAAAACCCCACACAATCCTCCTCGGCTAATATTGAATGCAATCCTGCAAGCTCATCTGTTCAG GTTGCGCCGGATGATGTAGACCCAGATAATATGACTTATGAG gaATTACAACGGCTAGGTGAAGCTATAGGAACTGAAAGCAGAGGATTATCTGATGAGTTTATATCCTTTCTGCCAACTTCAACATACAAGATTGGTTTATtctcaaagaaagaaaaacatGAGGA ATGTGTGATCTGCTATATGGCTTATAAGAACCGAGATAAATTGATCACGTTGCCTTGCCAACATCACTATCATAAAACTTGTATCTCGAAATGGTTAAAGATCAACAAG GCATGCCCAGTATGCAATGTGGAGGTTTTTGGTTCTTAA